A genome region from Sphingobium sp. CR2-8 includes the following:
- a CDS encoding NAD(P)-dependent alcohol dehydrogenase — MSVKAYGAQAADTPLEPIAITRRDVGAHDVQIATAYCGVCHSDLHQVRGEWQGTLYPCVPGHEIVGHVTAVGDHVSKFKVGDTVGVGCMVDSCQSCASCDEGLEQYCEKGFVGTYNGATTDAPGHTMGGYSQSITVKDDFVLKISHAPEQLAAVAPLLCAGITTWSPLRHWKVGPGMKVGIVGIGGLGHMGVKLAHALGAHVVAFTTSEGKRQDALALGADEVIVSRNADEMAAHANSFDFILNTVAASHDLDAFTALLKRDGTMTLVGVPEHPHPSPSVGVLIFGRKAIAGSLIGGIAETQEMLDFCAEKGITAEIEMIAIQDIENAYARMQKSDVKYRFVIDNATLAA; from the coding sequence ATGAGCGTAAAAGCCTATGGCGCCCAGGCAGCCGACACGCCGCTGGAACCGATCGCCATCACGCGCCGCGACGTCGGCGCGCATGACGTGCAGATCGCCACCGCCTATTGCGGCGTTTGCCATTCGGACCTGCATCAGGTCCGGGGCGAATGGCAGGGCACCCTATATCCCTGTGTTCCGGGCCATGAGATCGTCGGCCATGTGACCGCCGTCGGCGACCATGTGTCGAAGTTCAAGGTCGGCGATACGGTCGGGGTCGGCTGCATGGTCGACAGTTGCCAGTCCTGCGCATCCTGCGACGAGGGGCTGGAGCAATATTGCGAGAAGGGTTTCGTCGGCACCTATAATGGTGCGACCACCGACGCGCCGGGCCATACGATGGGCGGCTATTCGCAGAGCATCACGGTCAAGGATGATTTCGTCCTGAAGATCAGCCATGCGCCCGAACAGCTAGCCGCCGTCGCGCCCCTATTGTGCGCAGGAATCACCACCTGGTCGCCGCTGCGTCACTGGAAGGTCGGGCCGGGCATGAAGGTCGGTATCGTCGGGATCGGCGGCCTGGGCCATATGGGCGTGAAGCTCGCCCATGCATTGGGCGCGCATGTCGTCGCCTTCACGACGTCCGAAGGCAAGCGGCAGGATGCGCTGGCGCTGGGCGCGGACGAGGTGATCGTGTCGCGCAATGCGGACGAGATGGCGGCCCATGCCAACAGTTTCGATTTCATCCTGAACACGGTTGCGGCGAGCCACGATCTGGACGCCTTTACCGCGTTGCTGAAGCGGGATGGCACGATGACGCTGGTCGGCGTGCCCGAACATCCTCACCCGTCGCCCAGTGTCGGGGTGTTGATCTTCGGTCGCAAGGCGATCGCCGGTTCGCTGATCGGCGGCATCGCCGAAACGCAGGAGATGCTCGATTTCTGCGCGGAAAAGGGCATCACGGCCGAGATCGAGATGATCGCGATCCAGGACATCGAAAACGCCTATGCGCGGATGCAGAAGAGCGACGTCAAATATCGCTTCGTGATCGATAACGCCACGCTGGCGGCGTGA
- the uvrC gene encoding excinuclease ABC subunit UvrC encodes MSGPQSPDRFNEDKASFTITGSQPDIDAGVEAIRTTLKTLPIRPGVYRMHDARGDVLYVGKARALKNRVANYTQVDRLPRRLQRMVAQTRSMTIVTTNSEAEALLLEAQLIKRYRPPYNVLLRDDKSFPFILLREDHAFPRVQKHRGARKYKGRYYGPFASAGSVTRTINALQKLFLLRSCTDSFFANRSRPCLLYQIKRCSAPCVDRIDPAGYAELVNDAQDFLGGKSTAVQKKLGAAMQSASDAMDFEQAAVIRDRLKALTFIQGSQAINAEGLGDADIFALAEKGGAMCIQAFFIRGGQNWGHRSFFPVHTADVATDEVLESFMAQFYEEVPPPKLILADRQPAECDLMMQALGERAGFRVKIEVPQRGDRTRLIKQAQRNAVEALDRRLAETTSQGKILDEMVETFGLDGVPDRIEIYDNSHIQGAHALGAMVVAGPEGFRKNAYRKFNMKDPAISNDDFAMMREMFERRFGRAQKEDPDRDSGEWPDLVLIDGGKGQLSAARTILEEMGIEDVCMIGVAKGPHHGRDGREVFHMLDGREISFPLNHPVLFYLQRLRDEAHRFAIGAHRAKRSKAITVSSLDEVPGIGPARKKALLMHFGTARAVRDAALDDLAKAPGVSKAVAQQVYDYFHG; translated from the coding sequence ATGTCCGGCCCGCAATCCCCCGATCGTTTCAATGAAGACAAGGCAAGCTTCACCATCACCGGCAGCCAGCCGGATATCGACGCGGGGGTGGAGGCGATCCGCACGACGCTCAAGACCCTGCCGATCCGGCCCGGCGTCTATCGCATGCATGATGCGCGCGGTGACGTGCTGTATGTGGGGAAAGCGCGGGCGCTGAAAAACCGCGTCGCCAACTATACCCAGGTCGATCGCCTGCCCCGGCGGCTCCAGCGCATGGTCGCCCAGACCCGCAGCATGACGATCGTCACCACCAATAGCGAGGCGGAGGCTTTGCTGCTGGAAGCGCAACTCATCAAGCGTTACCGCCCGCCTTACAACGTCCTGCTGCGCGACGACAAAAGCTTCCCCTTCATCCTGTTGCGGGAGGATCATGCCTTCCCCCGCGTTCAGAAACATCGCGGCGCGCGCAAATATAAGGGGCGCTATTACGGCCCCTTCGCCAGCGCCGGATCGGTGACGCGGACGATCAACGCGTTGCAGAAACTCTTTCTTCTCCGTAGCTGCACCGACAGCTTCTTCGCCAACCGCTCGCGCCCCTGCCTTCTCTATCAAATCAAGCGCTGCTCCGCCCCTTGCGTCGACCGGATCGACCCGGCGGGCTATGCCGAACTGGTAAACGACGCGCAGGATTTCCTGGGCGGCAAGTCGACCGCCGTGCAGAAAAAGCTGGGCGCCGCGATGCAATCGGCGTCGGATGCGATGGATTTCGAGCAGGCGGCGGTGATCCGCGACCGGCTGAAGGCGCTGACCTTCATCCAGGGGTCGCAGGCGATCAATGCCGAAGGGCTGGGCGACGCCGACATCTTCGCGCTGGCGGAGAAGGGCGGGGCGATGTGCATCCAGGCCTTCTTCATTCGCGGCGGCCAGAATTGGGGCCATCGCAGCTTCTTCCCGGTCCACACCGCCGATGTGGCCACGGACGAGGTGCTGGAAAGCTTCATGGCCCAGTTTTACGAGGAAGTGCCGCCGCCCAAGCTGATCCTGGCCGATCGCCAGCCCGCCGAATGCGACCTGATGATGCAGGCGCTCGGCGAACGTGCGGGTTTCAGGGTGAAGATCGAGGTGCCCCAGCGCGGCGACCGCACCCGCCTCATCAAGCAGGCGCAGCGCAACGCGGTGGAGGCGCTCGACCGGCGGCTGGCGGAAACCACCAGCCAGGGTAAGATCCTCGACGAAATGGTCGAAACCTTCGGGCTGGACGGTGTGCCCGACCGCATCGAAATCTACGACAACAGCCATATCCAGGGCGCGCATGCGCTGGGCGCGATGGTCGTCGCGGGGCCGGAGGGCTTCCGCAAGAACGCCTATCGCAAGTTCAACATGAAAGACCCGGCCATCTCGAACGACGATTTCGCGATGATGCGCGAAATGTTCGAACGGCGCTTCGGTCGCGCGCAAAAGGAAGACCCCGATCGCGACAGCGGCGAATGGCCCGACCTGGTGCTGATCGACGGCGGCAAGGGGCAACTGTCCGCCGCGCGCACGATATTGGAGGAAATGGGTATAGAGGATGTCTGCATGATCGGCGTCGCCAAGGGGCCGCATCATGGCCGCGACGGCCGCGAAGTCTTCCACATGCTCGACGGCCGGGAAATCAGCTTCCCGCTCAACCATCCCGTTCTCTTCTATCTGCAAAGGCTGCGCGACGAAGCGCACCGCTTCGCCATCGGCGCGCACCGCGCCAAGCGCAGCAAGGCGATCACCGTATCGTCGCTGGACGAAGTCCCCGGCATCGGCCCCGCGCGGAAGAAGGCGTTGCTGATGCATTTCGGCACCGCCCGCGCCGTCCGCGACGCCGCGCTGGATGATCTGGCCAAAGCGCCCGGCGTGTCGAAGGCGGTGGCGCAGCAGGTCTATGATTATTTCCATGGCTGA
- the recO gene encoding DNA repair protein RecO, whose protein sequence is MPSLVTSAIVCAVRHHGEHGAIVRLLTPDHGLLPGYVRGGRSRTLRPVLLPGNVVKADFRARTEDQLAGLTVELAHSRAPLLAEPLPAVAIDWSCALTAATLPEGTPYPALHEALDGMLGAIEAAPAARGWAVALVRYELLLLAELGFGLDLTRCAALGDTDDLAYVSPRSAAAVSRAAAVGYESRLLPLPPFLIEGGMGDWPQILDGLRLTGFFLERSVLTDWRADILAARERLVDRLKRAVA, encoded by the coding sequence ATGCCCAGTCTCGTCACCTCCGCCATCGTCTGCGCCGTGCGGCATCATGGCGAACATGGTGCGATCGTACGGCTGCTGACGCCCGATCATGGCCTGTTGCCTGGATATGTCCGGGGTGGGCGGTCCCGCACGCTGCGTCCGGTGCTGCTGCCCGGCAATGTCGTGAAGGCAGACTTTCGCGCCCGTACCGAGGATCAACTGGCTGGCCTGACGGTCGAACTCGCGCACAGCCGCGCGCCGCTGCTGGCCGAACCGTTGCCTGCGGTGGCGATCGACTGGAGTTGCGCGCTGACGGCAGCCACCTTGCCGGAGGGAACGCCCTATCCCGCGCTGCACGAAGCGCTGGACGGGATGTTGGGCGCGATCGAGGCGGCCCCGGCCGCGCGGGGCTGGGCTGTGGCGCTGGTACGCTACGAATTGCTGCTGCTGGCGGAACTGGGGTTCGGCCTTGACCTGACCCGCTGCGCCGCGCTGGGCGACACGGACGACCTCGCCTATGTCAGTCCCCGCAGCGCGGCGGCGGTCAGCCGGGCGGCGGCGGTCGGTTATGAAAGCCGGTTGCTGCCCCTGCCGCCCTTCCTGATCGAAGGTGGCATGGGCGACTGGCCGCAGATATTGGACGGCCTGCGCCTTACCGGCTTCTTTCTCGAACGATCGGTGCTGACCGACTGGCGCGCCGACATACTGGCGGCGCGCGAACGGCTGGTGGATCGGCTGAAAAGAGCGGTTGCCTAA
- the leuB gene encoding 3-isopropylmalate dehydrogenase has translation MLIALFPGDGIGPEIVAQATRVLDALGIDGLTYEDGLVGGAAYKAVGHPLPPETLAIAKRADAILFGAVGDPDCNSLERHLRPEQAILGLRKELGLFSNLRPAKVFPELAHESALKPEVAGSIDLLIVRETNGDVYFGEKGFRTTVDGLREGYDIMSYNEAEVRRIAHAGFQAARARRGKLCSVDKANVLETSQLWRDVVIEVAANYPDVALSHMYVDNAAMQLVRNPGQFDVIVTGNLFGDILSDQASMCVGSIGMLASATLNGSGQGLYEPIHGSAPDITGTGKANPLATILSAAMMLRYSLNLPEQADRIEAAVAKALAGGARSLDLGGTMSTVEMGDAVLAAL, from the coding sequence ATGTTGATCGCCCTGTTTCCCGGAGACGGCATCGGTCCCGAAATCGTCGCGCAAGCGACCCGCGTGCTGGACGCGCTGGGCATCGATGGCCTGACCTATGAAGACGGGCTGGTCGGCGGCGCGGCCTATAAGGCGGTCGGCCATCCGCTGCCGCCCGAAACGCTGGCAATCGCGAAACGCGCCGACGCCATCCTGTTCGGCGCGGTCGGCGATCCCGACTGCAACTCGCTGGAGCGGCACCTGCGCCCGGAACAGGCGATCCTGGGCCTGCGCAAGGAACTGGGCCTCTTTTCCAACCTGCGCCCGGCCAAGGTTTTTCCCGAACTGGCGCATGAAAGCGCGCTCAAGCCCGAAGTCGCCGGATCGATCGACCTGCTGATCGTCCGCGAAACCAATGGCGATGTCTATTTCGGCGAGAAGGGTTTCCGCACCACCGTCGACGGCCTGCGCGAAGGCTATGACATCATGTCCTACAACGAAGCCGAAGTGCGCCGGATCGCCCATGCCGGTTTCCAGGCCGCCCGCGCCCGTCGCGGCAAGCTCTGCTCGGTGGACAAGGCCAATGTGCTGGAAACCAGCCAGTTGTGGCGCGACGTGGTGATCGAAGTGGCGGCCAACTATCCCGATGTCGCGCTCAGCCATATGTATGTCGATAACGCCGCGATGCAGCTGGTCCGCAACCCCGGCCAGTTCGACGTCATCGTCACGGGCAACCTGTTCGGCGACATCCTGTCCGATCAGGCGAGCATGTGCGTCGGCTCCATCGGCATGCTGGCGTCGGCAACGCTGAACGGCAGCGGACAGGGCCTGTATGAGCCGATCCATGGGTCCGCCCCCGACATTACCGGCACGGGCAAGGCGAACCCGCTGGCGACCATCCTGTCGGCGGCGATGATGCTGCGCTACTCGCTCAACCTGCCCGAACAGGCCGACCGTATCGAAGCGGCCGTGGCGAAGGCGCTGGCGGGCGGCGCGCGCTCGCTCGACCTGGGCGGCACGATGTCGACCGTGGAGATGGGCGACGCCGTTTTGGCGGCGCTCTGA
- a CDS encoding threonine dehydratase encodes MTDFSLASLRAAAAMVHAQVPPTPQYAWPLLARRSGCDLWVKHENHTPTGAFKVRGAITYIDWLRRTHPDVSGIITATRGNHGQAQVRAASAAGLSATIVVPHGNALEKNAAMRAFGATLIEHGHDFDSAKAEAIRLSVEQGLFMVPAYHDELVRGVSSYGLELFDAVPDLDTVYVPVGCGSGLCGTIAARDALGLKTKVVGVVSAHVDAAKRSFEAGRLIASPTAYTFADGVAVCTPVQAALDYFGPRADRFVAVTDDEVAQAIRIYWQDTHNLAEGAGAVALAAALQEKDRMRGKKVAVILSGGNGDMSQMAEILGGTTPVVRQDMRKAI; translated from the coding sequence ATGACAGACTTCTCTCTCGCGTCGCTGCGCGCCGCCGCCGCCATGGTCCATGCCCAGGTGCCGCCGACGCCGCAATATGCCTGGCCGCTGCTGGCGCGCCGGTCGGGCTGCGACCTGTGGGTCAAGCATGAGAACCACACGCCCACCGGGGCATTCAAGGTGCGCGGGGCGATCACCTATATCGACTGGCTGCGTCGCACGCACCCGGACGTCAGCGGCATCATCACCGCGACACGCGGCAACCACGGCCAGGCGCAGGTGCGCGCGGCATCGGCGGCGGGCCTGTCCGCCACCATCGTCGTGCCTCATGGCAATGCGCTGGAAAAGAACGCCGCGATGCGCGCCTTCGGTGCGACCTTGATCGAACATGGCCATGATTTCGACAGCGCCAAGGCGGAGGCGATCCGTCTGTCGGTGGAACAGGGCCTGTTCATGGTCCCCGCCTATCATGACGAACTGGTGCGCGGCGTATCCAGCTATGGGTTGGAATTGTTCGACGCGGTGCCCGATCTCGACACCGTCTATGTGCCCGTAGGCTGCGGATCGGGCCTGTGCGGCACCATCGCCGCCCGCGACGCATTGGGCCTCAAGACCAAGGTCGTCGGCGTCGTGTCGGCCCATGTCGATGCGGCGAAGCGCAGCTTCGAAGCGGGCCGCCTGATCGCATCGCCCACCGCCTACACCTTCGCCGATGGCGTTGCCGTCTGTACTCCGGTCCAGGCGGCGCTCGACTATTTCGGTCCACGCGCCGACCGCTTCGTCGCCGTCACCGACGACGAAGTGGCGCAAGCGATTCGCATTTATTGGCAGGACACACATAACCTGGCCGAAGGCGCCGGGGCGGTGGCGCTCGCTGCGGCCCTCCAGGAAAAGGACCGAATGCGGGGCAAGAAGGTTGCAGTTATCCTCTCGGGCGGTAATGGCGACATGAGCCAGATGGCCGAGATATTGGGCGGCACCACCCCGGTGGTGCGGCAAGACATGCGGAAAGCGATATGA
- a CDS encoding trans-sulfuration enzyme family protein → MKRKSGQNPEITKNWKPATLAIRGGTARSEWGETSEALFLTSGYSYDRAEDAAARFAGDQVGMTYSRLQNPTVEMLEQRIALLEGAEACRATATGMAAMTAALLCQLSAGDHIVGAKAAFGSCRWLTDTLLPRFGIKTTTIDGSDTAAWQAAVRANTKVFFFETPANPTMDVVDIAAVCAIAKAHGITTVVDNAFASPALQRPMEFGADVVAYSATKMMDGQGRVLAGAICGTRDWIDNVLLPFHRNTGPTLSPFNAWVVLKGLETLDLRIRRQSENALKVAQFLEGRVARVLYPGLESHPQHALAMRQMDAAGPIFSLYVGGGRAEAHGLLNGLELVDISNNIGDSRSLMTHPASTTHFGMAEEARLEVGITEDMLRLNVGLEDADDVIADLDQALRAIGR, encoded by the coding sequence ATGAAGCGGAAAAGCGGTCAGAACCCTGAGATCACCAAGAATTGGAAGCCAGCGACGCTCGCCATCCGTGGCGGAACCGCGCGTAGCGAATGGGGCGAAACCTCCGAAGCCCTGTTCCTGACCAGCGGCTACAGCTACGACCGGGCGGAAGACGCCGCGGCGCGCTTTGCTGGCGATCAGGTCGGCATGACCTATTCGCGGCTCCAGAACCCCACGGTAGAGATGCTGGAACAGCGCATCGCCCTGCTCGAAGGGGCGGAGGCCTGCCGCGCCACCGCCACCGGCATGGCCGCCATGACCGCCGCCCTGCTGTGCCAATTGTCGGCTGGCGACCATATCGTCGGGGCCAAGGCCGCCTTCGGATCGTGCCGCTGGCTGACCGATACGCTGTTGCCCCGCTTCGGCATCAAGACGACGACGATCGACGGCAGCGACACGGCCGCCTGGCAGGCCGCCGTTCGTGCCAATACCAAGGTGTTCTTCTTCGAAACCCCCGCCAATCCGACGATGGACGTGGTCGACATCGCCGCGGTCTGCGCCATCGCGAAGGCGCATGGCATCACGACCGTGGTCGACAACGCCTTCGCCTCGCCCGCGCTGCAACGGCCGATGGAGTTTGGGGCGGATGTCGTCGCCTATAGCGCGACCAAGATGATGGACGGGCAGGGCCGCGTCCTGGCAGGCGCGATCTGCGGGACGCGCGACTGGATCGACAATGTCCTGCTGCCCTTCCACCGCAATACCGGCCCGACGCTCAGCCCGTTCAACGCCTGGGTGGTGCTCAAGGGGCTGGAAACGCTGGACCTGCGCATCCGCCGCCAAAGCGAAAATGCGCTGAAAGTCGCGCAATTCCTGGAAGGTCGCGTCGCCAGGGTGCTCTATCCAGGCCTGGAAAGCCATCCCCAGCACGCGCTCGCCATGCGCCAGATGGATGCGGCCGGGCCGATCTTCTCGCTCTATGTCGGTGGCGGCCGGGCGGAGGCGCATGGCCTGCTCAACGGCCTGGAACTGGTCGACATCAGCAACAATATCGGCGATTCGCGCTCCTTGATGACTCATCCCGCCTCCACCACCCATTTCGGCATGGCGGAAGAAGCGCGGCTGGAAGTCGGCATCACCGAAGACATGCTGCGCCTGAATGTCGGTCTGGAAGATGCGGACGACGTCATCGCCGACCTGGATCAGGCACTGCGCGCGATAGGGCGTTGA
- the apaG gene encoding Co2+/Mg2+ efflux protein ApaG, producing MNALFPFHATTRDIIVHVAVTFLPEQSEPDRGRWFWAYHIRIENQGYQPVQLLTRHWIITDGRGAQHLVDGDGVVGEQPVVQPGKSYDYVSGCPLNTPTGSMKGSYRMIGVGGETFDVAIPHFALIAPAVAE from the coding sequence GTGAACGCACTCTTCCCCTTCCACGCGACCACGCGGGACATCATCGTCCATGTCGCGGTCACCTTCCTGCCCGAACAGTCGGAGCCGGACCGGGGCCGCTGGTTCTGGGCCTATCACATCCGCATCGAAAATCAGGGCTACCAGCCGGTTCAGCTCCTGACCCGCCACTGGATCATCACCGACGGGCGCGGCGCCCAGCATCTGGTGGATGGCGATGGCGTGGTCGGCGAACAGCCGGTGGTGCAGCCGGGGAAAAGCTATGACTATGTATCGGGTTGCCCCCTCAACACGCCGACTGGCTCGATGAAGGGCAGCTATCGCATGATCGGCGTCGGCGGGGAGACGTTCGATGTGGCGATCCCGCATTTCGCCCTCATCGCCCCGGCGGTGGCCGAATGA
- a CDS encoding LysR family transcriptional regulator, with product MKRTHLPLNGLRVLDAAARHLSFTRAADELAVTPAAVGQQIRALEDMLGVVLFRRTPKGLELTPETEAGLDALRAGFLEFEEAVRAMQAGQSSNALTIAAPRDITGKWLQPRLAAYAATQPDLSFQLISADEALDFTEANLDIALRLADGAGEHEGVKIGEAAYVMVEAAAGGPDHRIDWPGCPSGDKPAIIRVADGGLAIEAAASGFGRARVPLLLAQGDIAAGRVRQVGDTSPTLLAYWLIAPLPQWRQKKVKALVEALTV from the coding sequence ATGAAACGGACCCATTTGCCGCTCAACGGCCTGCGCGTGCTGGACGCCGCCGCGCGGCACCTGTCCTTCACCCGCGCGGCGGACGAACTGGCTGTGACGCCCGCTGCGGTCGGCCAGCAGATTCGCGCGCTGGAAGATATGCTGGGCGTCGTCCTGTTCCGCCGCACGCCCAAGGGGCTGGAACTGACGCCCGAAACCGAGGCCGGCCTCGACGCCCTGCGCGCGGGTTTCCTGGAGTTTGAGGAAGCGGTTCGGGCGATGCAGGCTGGTCAGTCCAGCAACGCACTGACCATCGCCGCGCCGCGCGACATCACTGGCAAATGGCTCCAGCCGCGCCTGGCCGCCTATGCCGCCACCCAGCCCGACCTGAGCTTCCAGCTGATCTCGGCCGACGAAGCACTCGACTTCACCGAAGCCAATCTGGACATCGCCCTGCGCCTGGCCGACGGCGCTGGCGAGCATGAGGGCGTGAAGATCGGTGAGGCTGCCTATGTCATGGTCGAGGCGGCGGCGGGCGGTCCCGACCATCGCATCGACTGGCCCGGTTGCCCGTCCGGCGACAAACCCGCCATCATCCGCGTCGCCGACGGCGGCCTGGCGATCGAGGCGGCGGCCAGCGGCTTCGGTCGCGCGCGTGTGCCGCTGCTGCTGGCGCAGGGGGATATCGCGGCGGGCCGGGTACGCCAGGTGGGCGACACCAGTCCCACGCTGCTCGCCTATTGGCTGATCGCGCCGCTACCCCAATGGCGGCAGAAGAAGGTCAAGGCGCTGGTGGAAGCGCTGACGGTTTAA
- a CDS encoding serine hydrolase — MPQAPVGWVRIAVTARVIALVLLAMVLLPGAARATPAPSYQARAEELLRILSAPGGETAFFSTLFLDAVPVDRWRAIAADLRAQHGAPIALGAVRTDSATAGQVEIRYERATVGFTLVVAPQAPNLVVGLHIVGARTADDSLDKVMAEMATLPGVTAFAAARLTDGAPQWLHTHRADAQMATGSSFKLYILAELARATQARERRWSDVVPLGPKSFSGRLMGWPDRAPMTLHSLATAMIAESDNSASDTLLRALDRDKVDAMLATTGHADATKTLPLLSTAEGFALKMPANADLRRRYEAGSTVERRALLREAAPRLTADKVDVGSVAEVPTAIESIEWFASPKDMIALLNWLRIHGGDALPILAVNPGIAPADAKRWRYLGYKGGSEPGVMAMNILAQARDGRWYAVSGSWNDPAARLDEAKFVALMTRAMNLLAQ; from the coding sequence TTGCCCCAGGCGCCGGTCGGGTGGGTCCGCATAGCCGTGACGGCGCGCGTCATCGCCCTCGTCCTGTTGGCCATGGTCCTGCTCCCGGGCGCCGCCCGCGCAACCCCTGCCCCCTCCTATCAGGCGCGCGCCGAAGAGCTGCTGCGCATCCTGTCTGCGCCGGGTGGCGAAACGGCGTTTTTCTCCACGCTGTTTCTTGATGCGGTGCCGGTCGATCGCTGGCGGGCGATCGCCGCCGACCTGCGCGCCCAGCATGGCGCGCCGATCGCGCTGGGCGCGGTGCGTACCGACAGCGCGACGGCGGGCCAGGTGGAAATCCGCTACGAACGCGCGACCGTCGGCTTCACGCTGGTCGTCGCGCCGCAAGCGCCCAATCTGGTCGTGGGGTTGCATATCGTGGGCGCCCGCACGGCCGACGATAGCCTGGACAAGGTGATGGCGGAGATGGCGACGCTGCCCGGCGTCACAGCCTTCGCTGCGGCTCGGCTGACCGATGGCGCGCCGCAATGGCTGCATACCCATCGCGCCGACGCGCAGATGGCGACCGGATCAAGCTTCAAACTCTATATCCTTGCCGAACTGGCCCGAGCGACGCAGGCGCGCGAACGACGCTGGAGCGATGTCGTACCGCTGGGTCCGAAAAGCTTTTCGGGGCGGCTGATGGGTTGGCCCGATCGCGCACCGATGACGCTGCATAGTCTGGCGACCGCGATGATCGCCGAAAGCGACAATAGCGCCAGCGACACGCTGTTGCGGGCTTTGGATCGGGACAAGGTGGATGCGATGCTGGCGACTACCGGCCATGCCGACGCGACCAAGACATTGCCGCTGCTCAGCACCGCCGAAGGCTTCGCACTGAAAATGCCAGCCAATGCCGATCTGCGTCGCCGCTATGAAGCCGGATCGACCGTCGAACGTCGCGCTCTGCTGCGCGAGGCCGCGCCGCGCCTGACCGCCGACAAGGTGGATGTGGGCAGCGTCGCGGAAGTTCCGACCGCGATCGAGAGCATCGAATGGTTCGCCAGCCCCAAGGATATGATCGCCCTACTGAACTGGCTGCGCATCCATGGCGGCGACGCGTTGCCGATCCTGGCGGTCAATCCCGGCATCGCGCCTGCCGACGCCAAACGCTGGCGCTATCTGGGCTATAAGGGCGGGAGTGAGCCGGGCGTCATGGCGATGAACATATTGGCGCAGGCGCGTGACGGCCGTTGGTATGCGGTCAGCGGGAGCTGGAACGATCCGGCGGCGCGGCTGGACGAAGCGAAATTCGTGGCGCTGATGACACGGGCGATGAATCTGCTGGCACAATGA
- a CDS encoding outer membrane protein, which yields MKLKLIAPLGATFAIAMAAMPAAAQDSGAVDWTGPYVGVSFGKTWQKKDGGEHLRFDTNADGNYNDVIRTTTGANAFSPGTCGGAARGPTPASGCNDDKNAISWLGHVGYDKQFGSFVVGAVLEGGKTFIDDKVSEYSTTPAFYTMRRKLDWNANGRLRVGYTTPGGIMPYITGGVSYAQVQNYFRTSNTANSFTPANAEEKAWGYNMGGGIEAKVSDHFSIGARYLWTRYNTGDYRVDVGAGSAPATNPFRITPSGGASINRGDKFDTQSVMVTTSYRF from the coding sequence ATGAAGCTGAAACTGATCGCGCCACTGGGCGCTACCTTTGCGATCGCCATGGCAGCCATGCCGGCCGCCGCGCAGGATAGCGGTGCCGTCGACTGGACCGGTCCCTATGTCGGCGTGTCCTTCGGTAAGACCTGGCAGAAAAAGGATGGTGGCGAACATCTGCGGTTCGACACCAATGCCGACGGCAATTATAACGACGTCATCCGCACCACCACCGGCGCGAACGCCTTTTCGCCCGGCACCTGTGGTGGCGCGGCACGCGGGCCGACGCCTGCCAGCGGCTGCAACGACGACAAGAACGCCATCAGCTGGCTGGGCCATGTCGGTTATGACAAGCAGTTCGGCAGCTTCGTTGTCGGCGCCGTACTGGAAGGTGGCAAGACGTTTATCGACGACAAGGTGAGCGAATATTCGACCACCCCGGCCTTCTACACCATGCGTCGTAAGCTCGACTGGAACGCTAATGGCCGTCTGCGCGTCGGCTACACCACGCCCGGCGGCATCATGCCGTACATCACCGGAGGCGTGTCCTATGCGCAGGTGCAGAATTATTTCCGCACGAGCAACACCGCCAACAGCTTCACCCCGGCCAATGCCGAGGAAAAGGCATGGGGTTACAATATGGGTGGCGGCATCGAAGCCAAGGTGTCCGATCATTTCTCGATCGGCGCACGCTATCTTTGGACCCGCTATAACACGGGCGATTATCGCGTCGACGTCGGTGCGGGCAGCGCTCCTGCGACCAACCCGTTCCGCATCACACCGTCGGGCGGCGCCAGCATCAATCGCGGCGACAAGTTCGACACGCAGAGCGTGATGGTCACCACCAGCTACCGCTTCTGA